One region of Agelaius phoeniceus isolate bAgePho1 chromosome 12, bAgePho1.hap1, whole genome shotgun sequence genomic DNA includes:
- the CIDEC gene encoding lipid transferase CIDEC isoform X3, with amino-acid sequence MDYAKSLSQRLAAPVSKCVSASASMTQQLLAGPAPRPRPYRVCNGDRSLRKGVMAPSLAELLRQAQSALALPAPIVLVLDEDGTAVETESFFRTLEEGTTLMALSKGQSWTAPKTRGYQMSLSRKPPRRIDVASVTFDLYKTHPKDLGCLNVKATLYGTYSMSYDLRCYGARRLVKEALRWALFSMQATGHVLLGTSCYMQQLLDATEEEQKEEEKSSLPLQNLLPCSLPALPYKKMSQ; translated from the exons ATGGACTACGCTAAATCCCTGAGCCAGCGCCTGGCTGCCCCCGTGTCCAA ATGTGTCTCAGCCAGCGCCTCCATgacccagcagctgctggcgggcccggccccacggcccCGGCCCTACCGCGTGTGCAACGGGGACCGCAGCCTGCGCAAGGGCGTCATGGCCCCCAGCCTGGCCGAGCTGCTGCGCCAG gccCAGAgcgccctggccctgcccgcgCCCATCGTGCTGGTGCTGGATGAGGATGGCACGGCCGTGGAGACTGAGTCCTTCTTCCGGACCCTGGAGGAGGGCACAACCCTGATGgccctgagcaaggggcagAGCTGGACTGCCCCCAAG acACGTGGCTACCAGATGAGTCTGTCCCGCAAGCCCCCGCGCAGGATCGACGTCGCCTCCGTCACCTTCGACCTGTACAAGACCCACCCGAAGGACCTGGGCTGCCTCAACGTCAAAGCCACCCTGTATGGCACCTACAGCATGTCCTACGACCTGCGCTGCTACGGGGCCCGGCGCCTGGTGAA ggaagccCTGCGCTGGGCGCTGTTCAGCATGCAGGCCACGGGCCACGTCCTGCTGGGCACCTCGTGCTAcatgcagcagctcctggacgCCACCgaggaggagcagaaggaagaggagaagagcTCGCTGCCCCTGCAGaacctcctgccctgcagcctccctgccctgccctacAAGAAGATGTCACAGTGA
- the CIDEC gene encoding lipid transferase CIDEC isoform X1, which yields MGALLDPVRLLAGDTPGSAGLGVLPWVSLTPKAPVCSPRSPGLLSHLCSSADSAPACPFAQEPCWQGTLAGRPPLAWPGPKGRASPCKGSGDRAQAQFCHRHCQWGDLEQTGAESSGRSPGADLDVLVGTDLGLTGTTVLPPRRLLRAPWKMDYAKSLSQRLAAPVSKCVSASASMTQQLLAGPAPRPRPYRVCNGDRSLRKGVMAPSLAELLRQAQSALALPAPIVLVLDEDGTAVETESFFRTLEEGTTLMALSKGQSWTAPKTRGYQMSLSRKPPRRIDVASVTFDLYKTHPKDLGCLNVKATLYGTYSMSYDLRCYGARRLVKEALRWALFSMQATGHVLLGTSCYMQQLLDATEEEQKEEEKSSLPLQNLLPCSLPALPYKKMSQ from the exons atgggagctCTGCTGGACCCCGTGAGGCTCCTGGCTGGAGACACCCCTggatcagcagggctgggggtgctcccaTGGGtgtccctgacccccaaagccccagtgTGCTctcccaggagcccagggctgctgtctCACCTTTGCTCCAGCGCTGACTCAGCCCCCGCGTGTCCCTTTGCGCAAGAGCCCTGCTGGCAAGGGACTCTGGCCGGGCGGCCACCGCTGGCCTGGCCCGGGCCAaagggcagggccagcccctgtAAAGGCAGCGGTGACAGAGCTCAGGCTCAATTCTGTCACCGGCATTGCCAGTGGGGAGATCTGGAGCAGACGGGAGCTGAAAGCAGCGGAAGAAGCCCTGGAGCAGACTTGGACGTGCTGGTGGGAACCGATCTTGGGCTGACAGGAACCACTGTCCTTCCTCCCCGCAGGCTGCTCCGTGCTCCTTGGAAGATGGACTACGCTAAATCCCTGAGCCAGCGCCTGGCTGCCCCCGTGTCCAA ATGTGTCTCAGCCAGCGCCTCCATgacccagcagctgctggcgggcccggccccacggcccCGGCCCTACCGCGTGTGCAACGGGGACCGCAGCCTGCGCAAGGGCGTCATGGCCCCCAGCCTGGCCGAGCTGCTGCGCCAG gccCAGAgcgccctggccctgcccgcgCCCATCGTGCTGGTGCTGGATGAGGATGGCACGGCCGTGGAGACTGAGTCCTTCTTCCGGACCCTGGAGGAGGGCACAACCCTGATGgccctgagcaaggggcagAGCTGGACTGCCCCCAAG acACGTGGCTACCAGATGAGTCTGTCCCGCAAGCCCCCGCGCAGGATCGACGTCGCCTCCGTCACCTTCGACCTGTACAAGACCCACCCGAAGGACCTGGGCTGCCTCAACGTCAAAGCCACCCTGTATGGCACCTACAGCATGTCCTACGACCTGCGCTGCTACGGGGCCCGGCGCCTGGTGAA ggaagccCTGCGCTGGGCGCTGTTCAGCATGCAGGCCACGGGCCACGTCCTGCTGGGCACCTCGTGCTAcatgcagcagctcctggacgCCACCgaggaggagcagaaggaagaggagaagagcTCGCTGCCCCTGCAGaacctcctgccctgcagcctccctgccctgccctacAAGAAGATGTCACAGTGA
- the CIDEC gene encoding lipid transferase CIDEC isoform X2 — MDGAQVCAHRLLRAPWKMDYAKSLSQRLAAPVSKCVSASASMTQQLLAGPAPRPRPYRVCNGDRSLRKGVMAPSLAELLRQAQSALALPAPIVLVLDEDGTAVETESFFRTLEEGTTLMALSKGQSWTAPKTRGYQMSLSRKPPRRIDVASVTFDLYKTHPKDLGCLNVKATLYGTYSMSYDLRCYGARRLVKEALRWALFSMQATGHVLLGTSCYMQQLLDATEEEQKEEEKSSLPLQNLLPCSLPALPYKKMSQ; from the exons GCTGCTCCGTGCTCCTTGGAAGATGGACTACGCTAAATCCCTGAGCCAGCGCCTGGCTGCCCCCGTGTCCAA ATGTGTCTCAGCCAGCGCCTCCATgacccagcagctgctggcgggcccggccccacggcccCGGCCCTACCGCGTGTGCAACGGGGACCGCAGCCTGCGCAAGGGCGTCATGGCCCCCAGCCTGGCCGAGCTGCTGCGCCAG gccCAGAgcgccctggccctgcccgcgCCCATCGTGCTGGTGCTGGATGAGGATGGCACGGCCGTGGAGACTGAGTCCTTCTTCCGGACCCTGGAGGAGGGCACAACCCTGATGgccctgagcaaggggcagAGCTGGACTGCCCCCAAG acACGTGGCTACCAGATGAGTCTGTCCCGCAAGCCCCCGCGCAGGATCGACGTCGCCTCCGTCACCTTCGACCTGTACAAGACCCACCCGAAGGACCTGGGCTGCCTCAACGTCAAAGCCACCCTGTATGGCACCTACAGCATGTCCTACGACCTGCGCTGCTACGGGGCCCGGCGCCTGGTGAA ggaagccCTGCGCTGGGCGCTGTTCAGCATGCAGGCCACGGGCCACGTCCTGCTGGGCACCTCGTGCTAcatgcagcagctcctggacgCCACCgaggaggagcagaaggaagaggagaagagcTCGCTGCCCCTGCAGaacctcctgccctgcagcctccctgccctgccctacAAGAAGATGTCACAGTGA